The window CAGATCAAGAGAGGCCAAATCATCATGGCTGAAATAACGTGAAGAATTCGGACGCAGTAGCTGCAATAGCGATCTCCTACCATTCTGCAGACACAATTTTGAAGCAAACgttaaggaagaaaaaaattacaggAAGATTCCAACATATTAATTTAGAAAGGCCTAAAATACAAAGGACCAAAATTATGTACAAAATGGAACCAACAAAAGGTAGATGTCATCAGATCCAAGAAAAGACAAGGTAAAATTTCATCTCAGAATAGTTTCATATATAAGGAACACAAACCTTGTCCATAACAAGATCCTTTAAGGTGGGCTCAAGCTCACGAACAATTATCTGTGTATGATTAAACAAGTTTCAGAAGAATTAGAACATAAGCATATAGACTTCCAGCATCTTTTATTTGGCTCAGTGAAACTACCTTGGTCACGAGCTTTGTGTCATCAACTATTGAAAAAATACATGCAAGCACCTACGAACACATGGTAGACAAGGAGTTATTATCTAAAAGACAAATGCAAACCGACAGTGAAGTACTATTAGTggtaaatcaaaaagaaaataattaaaggCCTCCTTACCATACTTCCAAACTGATCAAAAGCCACCTTTTGAACATGATCTTTCATTGCTTTGATAATCATCTTTCTCTCCTGCAAAGAATATGATTTAGAGAGAGCAGAAATTCGACTTATAAGTTTCCTTTGGAAACCTCTACCATCAGTCTTTTGCACTAGAGGTCAAAACAGATGTCAACCatgaaaatctgtttacaagtttgaTTTGATATTGACATTTAAATCACGATTTACATATACAACcattaaaagagaaaggaaaactTAGGATCAATGTACTTCAAAAGAGAAGACATCAGATTTACAAATGAAACCCATAATATGAGGTACGCCTTGAATTATAAGTTAAGGAGTAAAAGAAAAACGACGAGGATGTGTACCTTAGCGCTTCCATGTTTAATACAAAGCATGGCAAGCCTAGAACCATCACGAGTATGAACCATACGCAAAATAAGGGACCCTGTCAGTAGCTGAAGCACATCTGCAGCAGAAGTCTACGGAACAAAAATCCATTTAGTATTATAACAAAGGACTCTAATGCAAATTTATACtcccaaacacacacacatatatatatatatatataaaatatataataatatacctTATCAGCTATTGTCAGGTATTCAATCAGCAATTTGTGTATGATAGTATGGTCGACAATTCCCTTCTCAAGAATCGGTTGGATAATGGCAGCCATGTGTCGGTTAACTGAATCTTTTTGCAGTCCTAGCTTAGCGATGATGTCTACCACCCTGAACCACATTCAGTAACTCTTAATATATGTTCAACACATGACAATAAAGAGCAATATCGAGTTTGTAATTACCATCGcaaataacaaaaaggaaagccAAGGGATTCCTAGTTCTCTAGATATAAATACAAGAGACCTGGCTTTTCTATTTCTTATGAGCTAGGGTGAAGACAAGGAAGATAAATGACATTTTACCTTTTTTCGGTAGTTGAGGCCAAGCCCTTGAATAACTGAAGCTCTGTAGAATACAACTCTGCAaggagtttttgtttttgtgctgCAGTTCCCAGATGGTATGCATGCTCAAcaacttgagaaaaaaaaaaagtgagcttcaaaagaaacaaaaaatgctaTGCGCatcatattacataaaatatttaatttgtgtaaGCAAGTCGtacaaaagtatatatgttGAAACATCAATATGTTACATCAGTATAGCCTACATACCAACAGATCCGAACAGGTGACGGAGGAGATGAGCAACACGTCCCCGGAGGCTGGATATACAAGCTGTCAGCTGCTGCTTAGATGCTGCACAAATAAATCACTCAAATTAACAGTTTGTATAAGCAAGCATACAACTAGCTGTATATTCAACTTGAGTAGTTAGAGCCTTTACCTCCATCCAACAtcttctttaataaaaaaacagcaTATTTATTAGAGGCAAGGGTAAGAAAGCGTGGCTGGAGTTCTGCGAAGATAGTGTCTCTTTCAGCTTGTGAGCAAAACTTTACACAAGTCTAGGcaacagaagaaaacaacagaccaaattttgtaagatatatGTTCTTAGGAATTTGGCAGCCTTTATTCCATAAAactcaaagaagcaaaaacacACCTGGAGTACACGGGATGAAACATGTGAGCCTGCAATCTCTGGAACCTTCCCCTTCATCTTTCTTATAGCTTCAGATACAAGCCTAACAaatagtttttgaaaacaaagattaataatcaaacaaacaaaatgtagAACGTTTTAAATCCTAAGGCATCCTTTATTGAATACTAACTTTGAACGATCCTCCTTGCCAATGTCACGGCGCCTCATCTTCTCCCATAGAGATCCAAGCTCCTGTTATATATAGTAATGAAAGTGAAGATCAGTTCTATGCACGCTCCTGATTTAAAGCGCTTGAGGCATACACTTTTATCAATCCTCTGTTTCAATAactacaagaaacaaaaaaaaaaaaaaaaaaaaaaaaaNNNNNNNNNNNNNNNNNNNNNNNNNNNNNNNNNNNaaaaaaaaaaaaaaaaaaaaaaaaaaaaaaaaaaaaaaaaaaatctcaattttacaaaaagataCATACTTGCTCAAGAGTGTAATGaggctttctcttcttcttcctagcTTCTGTTAGCTCCTGCAATCCAAATCAAAAAAACACATTCAATAAGAATCAGAAACCATATTCTAATTCCAACTTGGCTTAAATCAGAAACCATATtccatatccaaaaaaaaaaaaaaatgttttttaccTTAGCTTGTACACGAAGCTCCTTCTTCGATAGCTTAACGTTCTGATGCTCCTTGTCACCAGAAGATTTAGGTTTACCAAAATTAGGTTTAACATTTTGGTCTCCAGACACCAGCTTTGGCTTCTTCGATTTCTGAGACACGAATTTGTCAGAGCTTTCGGTATCCTTCCTCTTGGTCGATTTCTGCGTTTTCAGACCTTTGGAAGACATcgttgataataaaaataaaagcttgAGTTGAAACTGTAATGGTGGTGTCTGTGTGtaagaagagagatagagaaagggGTCCGAAAGGGTTTTacaatttctagggtttttgagTGAGAACAAGATAGAGACGGCGATACACACAAGACAAAAGTACCAAAATAAGGCTCCCGCTTCTTTAAAATTACTGCTTTGCCATTAACCGGTCCGGTCCGGTCCGATTCTGCATCAAAATCAATTAGCATCTCGGTTTATTGCCAAATCttttagggggtgttattcaaCCTTGGATTTTAACGGAGTTGGGTGTATTTCAAAATTCAGCGTTATTTAATTaggtatttttaaaagtataataaaATCTGCTGTTATTGGATTTAACATTTGTTAGATAATTTTAAATCACTTATAAAATCGTTGTTATTCTATTTCCAATGGATTTTGTTTCACTTTAGATTTTAACGTATTTTAcatccaaaacataaacaaacacaatcctAACAACTTTTAAGtatttcatctctcttttcataattatttcTCCCAATAAAATCAATTCGTTGTTGTCGACGATCATCGTCATCGTTATCGTTGTCGTtatcatcgtcgtcgtcatcatcctcatcatcatcgtcctcgTCATCGTCGTTGTCGTCATCATTATTACGCGAAATTTGACTCTCAAATTTTCTTCATGTTTACCTCTTTCTTGTTTCATAAGTTATTTGAGAGTTTTGTTCTGCATAAGTAGTTATACCCgctggaaaataaaattaatgttttatcaACATTGCTGATAAGAACAACATGGCCAAAGGAAAGGCGTACAGCAAGCTATCAATATTCACTGAGAACTTTGTGAAGGACCACCTGTTACCGAAAATGTTTGTGGACTACAGGAAAGGCGTACAACAAGCTATATCAAGTAACCCCCATAAACTATATAGATTTGATCATAGATGCTAATGCAGatgcttatatattttaattcgaTATAAGAATTGAGTTGTTATTAGTTTCTCCTAAATTTAGTCTGATCATGGGACAGAAACTTATGGATTGTGTAGTATCCTCTCAAAAGATCCAGAGAGGAAGGACAATCAAGCCTACTCAAAGAGCTCAAGAAATGCAATGGACTAAGGTAGATGGACTTAACGTAATTTAACAGTTGCATTACCAACTAAAGGTAATGTAACGTAATTAAACAGTTCCATTAGTTTAATTAGTTGGTTTTAATTCACAACATAATTTATggataagttatatttttttttatttactttcaaaaataaaataaaaagtccaCTAGTAAATAAATGACTTTCAAAACCATGAGTAAAGCTTTTCAAATCCACTAATGACATCCAAATCCACGTTTAAAGCGTTTATAAAACCATTTGACTCTAAAATCcactaatattttaaatctatTAAAAACCTTTGTtgaataacacccccttagtTTCTGCCAGATTTTGACCATACGATGTTGATTTAAAGAGAGTAACGGTGCCATGGTTattacttctttcttttcaccTAATTGCTAATGAGAGCTTCCACAGTAAAAATTCCAAGAAGCATTCGGCTGTCGTTTCAAAGAAATGTTGGAAAAGCCAAGGAGAGAGTTATCACAtacatatactgatatacagTACTACTTTCATTCACTATATCCTTTGGAAATGCAAGGATGATGAATATAGCAGGTTTTGAGAAGCCAGCTAATTaagtgataataataataataataaattgatgatgacaaaaataaaacatagataAGGCTTTGTAAATTTTAATGGACTAAGTAATCAATCTGGTTGCCTCTTTGGTGCAGCTTAGTTGATTTGGACTGAGCTTGGAACATAAGTAGAGCACATAACTGGGGAACCAGATTTAAATGTAGATTCTCCAAGATCTACTTTTTTCAAGTATCCATCCTTTCCAGTGATATAAGCTGCGTAGCGGAAGTGGTCGTGATCAGGTTCATCCATGTCTCTACCAAAAACCACCGCGACTCTCTTCTCCTCGTCaacaaagaaacttccatgttCAAATGGGTATTGGTAACTAGTAAGTGGATTAATATTCACCGTTAAGAACAAGTTGCTCCACCACCACACCTTGCCAGGGTCAATCTCGTCCGTAATCCATATCTCCATATGTAATGAACCACGCCGTTGAAATAACACTGCAAGTTGCTCATCTCTGACACTAGATATACTCACGGTATCTTCAGCAACAGGGTGAATAGGCAAACCCAGATgcggtccaaatctctccgttgtaaaatcaaaacaaagtaaaaaacaagAACCTCCTAGATTTTTACTTTGAACAAACCAGTAAGCATTCCCCTTGAGAGACACGCCACGTTGATGAAAAGGTAGATTCCAGCGAGGTGTGTCCTGAACATCCTCCCATGAGTTAGAGTCAAGATTGTAGATTTGAAACTGACCAAATAGATTCCTTTCATGACTCATGTCGTGAACATCCAAATACCTCAAAATCTTGTGAATTCGATGCGATTTGCTCTTTACAATCTCGTATCCGAGAGCATAGTTGTCCTTTCTGCCGTCAGAGTTTCTAGGTTCAATCCACTTTGCTTGTCCACAACAAGGGTTCCAAACCACAAGCCTCGGATTACATTCTTTGGTGATGCACAACAACAAACCACTACAGTGGAAGACTAGATATATCGACTCCATCTACATCGTTTAGGCTAATCAGTTTACCTTCTCGCTTTATAGATGTGTCAACATTTTCGTCATTGTGAATTCCACGGAGATCAAAGCTCATTAGATAAACCTTAAAATCCATTATTATGATCGCCAGAGACTCATGCTTTGTTGCTGCCTTTGCTTTAACGACATCATGTATCTTTCTAAAGCTCAATCGTTTGGATAAAGTGTTCCAGTTTTTGCAAGTAGACTGCACTGCCTTACGAGATGTCAACGGAACTCTCAAGATCACATCCTCTACCAAATCCTGTGTAAGATCGGACATCGCCGCCATTGTTGAATCTGTCGTTGCCAAGTTAGGTTAAGCTTCGAAAACTCTTCTCCTCTTCAAGAAGACAATAGAAGAAGACATCAAGACATAGAAAGCTGCTGGACCTATTAGTGGGCTTCAGAATCCTACGGGGCTTTTTAGCATCATCGTATACAAATTtaggtttaaaacaaaataatggtGTAGTGCCACATAATTTATCTATGTTTACAAGTGAACGTAACTGCCTATTCGTTCTCCTATACACAAAGTGATGTCAGTCAATGATACTGAGAGAGGAGTCATATTAATTATAGTAAGCAAGCCTCTGCTTTCAAGCTCGTGTGCTGCAAAAACAGATGGTACCAAGTCACGTGAAACAGAGAGCAATTGCATCGTGCATATATAACAATACTCCTTTCTTTTCAGCTAGCTAGCCAAATGCTTAAAGAGAGCTTCCAAGTATAAAGTCCAAAGAAGGATATTGGAATAAAAGTTGGAACTTGGAATAGCCAATTGAGAAATCAGATAATTAACTgcttatttataataattgttgactttataattaatcattaatgaTTGAAGATGacaaatataaaactgtaaagTTACATAGGGATTAAACTTCGTAAATGGACTAACTTAATCAACATGATTGCCTCGTGGTGTAGCCTGCTTGATTTGCACTGAGCTTGGAACATAAGGGCACACAATTACTGGGCAATcatagttgtatatatattctccaAGATCCACTTTCTTAAAATATCCATCCTCTCTGATGATATAAGCTACGCAGTGCATCTCTAAGTCTCTATCAAAAACTACAACGACTTTTTCCCCTCTGTCAACAAAAAAACTCCCATGTTCAAACGGGAAAGTAAGACGTGTTTTCAGGTTCACAGCTACGAACAACTTGCTCCACGACGCCGCTTCGGGCTCAATCTTATTACTAATCCATATCTCCATCTCTAATGTATCGGATCGCTGACATAACACTGCAAGCTGTTCTTCTCTTACACTAGATAGAGACACACTATCGTCTTGGCGATAGTCAAACGGTAAATCTAGTGgcggtccaaatctctccgttgtgaaatcaaaacagagtaaaaagaAATGTGGGCTGTCTCTTACTCTTACTCGTCCTTCCACTCTTAGTCTGTACATGTTTTGGAAATGTAACTTACATCTGTCTATT is drawn from Camelina sativa cultivar DH55 chromosome 1, Cs, whole genome shotgun sequence and contains these coding sequences:
- the LOC104781653 gene encoding pumilio homolog 24-like translates to MSSKGLKTQKSTKRKDTESSDKFVSQKSKKPKLVSGDQNVKPNFGKPKSSGDKEHQNVKLSKKELRVQAKELTEARKKKRKPHYTLEQELGSLWEKMRRRDIGKEDRSKLVSEAIRKMKGKVPEIAGSHVSSRVLQTCVKFCSQAERDTIFAELQPRFLTLASNKYAVFLLKKMLDGASKQQLTACISSLRGRVAHLLRHLFGSVVVEHAYHLGTAAQKQKLLAELYSTELQLFKGLASTTEKRVVDIIAKLGLQKDSVNRHMAAIIQPILEKGIVDHTIIHKLLIEYLTIADKTSAADVLQLLTGSLILRMVHTRDGSRLAMLCIKHGSAKERKMIIKAMKDHVQKVAFDQFGSMVLACIFSIVDDTKLVTKIIVRELEPTLKDLVMDKNGRRSLLQLLRPNSSRYFSHDDLASLDLSVPSLCSKDKSETSSLTKDAYGNESGEETKDEQEDTVTEHSDHEENVKAAGGKKDPLVRRRELLVNSGLAESLIDVCVENAEEFLKSNIGKEVLYEVAVGGAGGILCPSLSEKLCELYEAISSVAAKPKPQESEKDSEHIMENFHSSRTIRRLVLDCPGFASTLFKKALSGKCRSWAAGHCSKILSAFLETEDLQVREMAKPELQVLVNEGTLKISANKKPE
- the LOC104705134 gene encoding F-box/kelch-repeat protein At3g16740-like, giving the protein MAAMSDLTQDLVEDVILRVPLTSRKAVQSTCKNWNTLSKRLSFRKIHDVVKAKAATKHESLAIIIMDFKVYLMSFDLRGIHNDENVDTSIKREECNPRLVVWNPCCGQAKWIEPRNSDGRKDNYALGYEIVKSKSHRIHKILRYLDVHDMSHERNLFGQFQIYNLDSNSWEDVQDTPRWNLPFHQRGVSLKGNAYWFVQSKNLGGSCFLLCFDFTTERFGPHLGLPIHPVAEDTVSISSVRDEQLAVLFQRRGSLHMEIWITDEIDPGKVWWWSNLFLTVNINPLTSYQYPFEHGSFFVDEEKRVAVVFGRDMDEPDHDHFRYAAYITGKDGYLKKVDLGESTFKSGSPVMCSTYVPSSVQIN
- the LOC104705145 gene encoding F-box/kelch-repeat protein At3g16740-like, which codes for MDSYALGYEKKKMKSHRCHKILRSMEMTSIFQDNFGLMEERRLKYQIYNFNPDSWKDINIYLTPDRDLRFYTRDVSLNGNTYWLVKRSTNWFMQRPSCSLSRMKPFGEGRRFGGRAIDRCKLHFQNMYRLRVEGRVRVRDSPHFFLLCFDFTTERFGPPLDLPFDYRQDDSVSLSSVREEQLAVLCQRSDTLEMEIWISNKIEPEAASWSKLFVAVNLKTRLTFPFEHGSFFVDRGEKVVVVFDRDLEMHCVAYIIREDGYFKKVDLGEYIYNYDCPVIVCPYVPSSVQIKQATPRGNHVD